AGGTCGGCGTCACGCAGAGCCGCGCAGCAGGCGGCGTAGCCGAGCGGCGGCGTGGCGCGCACCAGTTTTTCGATCTGCTGGTATCTTTCCGGATCCGTTGCGCGGAAGGCCGGGGTCAGCCAGCGCTGAACCACAGCCGCCGCAAGATCGGCCATGCCGCCGCCGCGCGCCGCGCGAATGCGCGCGTTCCAGTTTTCGGGACCGGGAAACCAGGCGGCGGTGTTCGAGAGCACGACCCTGTCGAGCCGGTCCGGGGCGTGGATCATTAGCCATTGCCCGATCGCGCCGCTCATCGACAGGCCGACGAAATGGGCGCGGGCCAGGCCGAGCGCGTCCATCAGGGCGACGACGTCGCCGCCGAGGTCGGAGAGGGAATAGGGGCCGGGCGGGACATCCGAGCCGCCATGGCCCCGGGCGTCGAATCGCACCACGAAGAATTTTTTGGCGAGAATCGGCGCGACTTCGTCCCAGACGCTCAGGCTCGCGCCGAGCGGATGAGCGAGGATCAGGGTCGGCGCGCCGGGCGCG
This genomic interval from Candidatus Rhodoblastus alkanivorans contains the following:
- the pcaD gene encoding 3-oxoadipate enol-lactonase, whose protein sequence is MSKMNIGALSLNVATAGAPGAPTLILAHPLGASLSVWDEVAPILAKKFFVVRFDARGHGGSDVPPGPYSLSDLGGDVVALMDALGLARAHFVGLSMSGAIGQWLMIHAPDRLDRVVLSNTAAWFPGPENWNARIRAARGGGMADLAAAVVQRWLTPAFRATDPERYQQIEKLVRATPPLGYAACCAALRDADLRDAIRAAPPRPTLVIVGDADASTPPALGEALAGALPDARLVRLPAAHLSCVEAAHPFLAAVEKFLV